A single Staphylococcus muscae DNA region contains:
- a CDS encoding thioredoxin family protein, translating to MKKLETTEQYASYKQGETVFLFSADWCPDCRVIEPGLPDIEAKYAQFDFVLVDRDQFIDLAIEEGVMGIPSFLVYKKGERVGDYIGKERKTIEQIDTFLSQF from the coding sequence ATGAAAAAACTTGAAACAACAGAACAATATGCGTCATATAAACAAGGAGAAACAGTCTTCTTATTCTCAGCAGATTGGTGTCCTGATTGTCGTGTCATTGAACCGGGATTACCAGACATCGAAGCAAAATACGCACAGTTTGATTTTGTATTAGTGGATCGCGATCAATTTATTGATTTGGCAATTGAAGAAGGTGTCATGGGTATTCCAAGTTTTCTCGTATACAAAAAAGGTGAGCGTGTCGGTGACTATATTGGAAAAGAACGCAAAACAATCGAGCAAATCGATACATTTTTAAGCCAGTTCTAA
- a CDS encoding phosphotransferase family protein: MEQFYQLGWTLDSAGGVSGEAYMAEQDGQKLFLKRNSNPFIAALSAEGIVPKLVWTKRIETGEVVTAQHWKNGRELNANEMGQARVAHLLKKIHRSQPLLTMLKRMEMSPITPEIMLHKINASLSRDVLTHHVVRKALIYLEDHIPNLDPRFYAVVHGDVNHNNWLLSDKDELYLVDWEGAMIADWAIDIGMLLYNYVPESQWAEWLETYGVKETLDLNKRMKWYTVIQSIGMIQWSEEHKRFKEMNTWLEFLNDVMKSNLFI, translated from the coding sequence GTGGAGCAGTTTTATCAGTTAGGTTGGACATTGGATTCGGCGGGTGGTGTTTCGGGTGAAGCATACATGGCTGAACAGGATGGCCAGAAGTTATTTTTGAAAAGGAATTCCAATCCATTTATCGCTGCCTTATCAGCAGAAGGTATCGTCCCGAAGTTAGTCTGGACAAAAAGAATTGAAACCGGTGAAGTGGTTACAGCACAACACTGGAAAAATGGCAGAGAACTCAACGCGAATGAAATGGGTCAAGCTCGAGTGGCACATTTGTTAAAGAAAATCCATCGCTCCCAACCATTACTGACAATGTTAAAACGTATGGAGATGTCACCAATCACACCAGAAATTATGTTGCATAAGATCAATGCGTCTTTATCAAGAGACGTATTGACACATCATGTTGTTCGTAAAGCATTGATTTATTTGGAAGATCATATTCCGAACTTAGATCCGAGATTTTACGCAGTTGTACATGGTGATGTGAATCATAATAACTGGTTACTCTCAGACAAGGACGAGCTATATCTTGTTGATTGGGAAGGTGCAATGATTGCAGATTGGGCAATTGACATTGGTATGTTGCTTTACAACTATGTTCCAGAGAGTCAATGGGCGGAATGGTTAGAGACATATGGCGTTAAAGAAACATTAGATCTAAACAAACGCATGAAGTGGTACACGGTGATTCAATCAATTGGTATGATTCAGTGGAGTGAAGAACATAAACGTTTTAAAGAAATGAACACATGGCTTGAATTTTTAAACGATGTCATGAAAAGTAATTTATTCATATAA
- the pepV gene encoding dipeptidase PepV, translating into MWREKVKEYEDQMIEDLTGLLAIPSVRNDDEATADAPVGPGPKAALEYMYQLAERDGFDTFDTDHLAGRIEVGKGEDLFGILGHVDVVPAGDGWDSDPFTPVVTDDRVIARGTLDDKGPTIAAYYAVKILNDMKVDWKKRIHIIIGTDEESDWKCTDRYFETEEMPSIGIAPDAEFPLIHGEKGITTFDIKQTTLAQDDDEPEIELHLFNAGERYNMVPDEAKADLLVKENMTHTIQQFEAFLSEHHLTGNHEVENGILKLTVYGKAVHGMDPSIGVNAGLYLLHFLNTLHLDQTAHNWTAFSERYLYDSHFGEKIGMKYHTDQMGDLTTNIGILTYDKAQGGSFGINLRYPEGFDFETAIRQFEQDIKTLGFELEIGKVQVPHFVDPSDPFIQKLLTAYRNQTGDMSPSYTIGGGTYARNLDKGVAFGAMFDDSEDLMHQKNEYITKKQLFNATSIYLEAIYSICVEG; encoded by the coding sequence ATGTGGAGAGAAAAAGTTAAAGAATATGAAGATCAAATGATCGAAGACTTAACGGGGTTACTCGCAATCCCATCAGTGAGAAATGACGATGAAGCGACAGCAGATGCGCCAGTCGGCCCGGGCCCTAAGGCAGCATTAGAATATATGTACCAACTAGCTGAACGTGACGGTTTCGATACGTTTGATACAGATCACTTAGCAGGGCGAATTGAGGTAGGGAAAGGTGAAGATTTATTTGGAATTCTTGGCCATGTTGACGTAGTACCTGCTGGAGATGGTTGGGATTCAGATCCATTCACACCTGTTGTAACCGATGATCGCGTGATTGCTCGAGGAACTTTGGATGACAAAGGTCCTACAATTGCTGCATATTATGCAGTCAAAATATTAAATGATATGAAGGTTGATTGGAAAAAACGTATTCATATTATTATTGGAACAGATGAAGAATCTGATTGGAAGTGTACGGATCGCTATTTTGAAACGGAAGAAATGCCATCAATTGGTATTGCTCCAGATGCAGAATTTCCGCTCATTCATGGTGAAAAAGGGATTACAACATTTGATATTAAACAAACGACGTTAGCGCAAGATGATGATGAACCTGAAATTGAATTACATCTCTTTAATGCAGGTGAACGTTATAATATGGTGCCGGATGAAGCGAAGGCTGACTTGTTGGTTAAAGAGAACATGACACACACGATTCAACAATTTGAAGCGTTTTTATCCGAACATCATTTAACGGGAAATCATGAAGTAGAAAATGGTATTTTAAAATTAACTGTATACGGTAAAGCCGTACACGGTATGGATCCATCTATTGGTGTGAATGCAGGGCTATATTTATTACATTTCCTTAACACACTGCATTTAGATCAAACAGCGCATAATTGGACTGCATTCAGTGAACGTTACCTTTATGATTCTCATTTTGGTGAAAAGATAGGAATGAAGTACCATACTGATCAAATGGGAGACCTTACAACAAATATTGGTATTTTGACATATGATAAAGCACAAGGTGGATCATTTGGTATCAATCTACGCTATCCAGAAGGCTTTGACTTTGAAACGGCGATTCGTCAGTTTGAACAAGACATTAAAACATTAGGCTTTGAACTGGAAATCGGTAAAGTTCAAGTACCGCATTTCGTCGATCCAAGTGATCCATTTATTCAAAAACTTTTAACAGCATATCGTAATCAAACTGGAGATATGTCTCCATCATATACAATCGGTGGAGGTACATATGCAAGAAACCTTGATAAAGGTGTGGCATTTGGTGCGATGTTTGATGACTCAGAAGACTTGATGCATCAAAAGAATGAATATATTACAAAAAAACAATTATTCAATGCGACGAGTATTTATTTAGAAGCAATTTATTCAATTTGTGTGGAGGGATGA
- a CDS encoding YtnP family quorum-quenching lactonase: MKIGKFEIDVLNGGDVQMDGGAIFGVVPKPLWSKKYPFNDNNQVPLAAHPMLIRTEDSRIVIDAGIGKGRLTEKQMRNYGVGQEAAIEKSLAQFDLTVDDIDMVLMTHMHFDHATGLVDDEGRSTFPNARHYIQQDEWHEFVSPNIRSKATYWRSNRGDYEARTILFEKSCTPYPGITMLHTGGHSFGHAVIEIESDGEKAVHMSDIFPTVAHVNPLWVSAYDDFPMQSIRAKERLTKKYIMDDYWFLFYHDMKYFAAKFDIDGKTMTETIERPKFH; this comes from the coding sequence ATGAAAATAGGCAAATTCGAAATAGATGTACTTAATGGTGGCGATGTACAAATGGATGGGGGTGCCATTTTTGGTGTGGTACCAAAACCACTTTGGTCAAAGAAGTATCCGTTTAATGATAATAACCAAGTCCCTTTGGCTGCACATCCGATGTTGATTCGAACAGAAGACAGTCGAATTGTCATCGATGCGGGCATTGGAAAAGGGCGTCTCACTGAAAAACAAATGCGTAATTATGGTGTGGGTCAAGAAGCGGCGATTGAAAAAAGTTTGGCACAATTTGACTTAACAGTGGATGATATTGATATGGTACTCATGACACATATGCATTTTGATCATGCGACAGGATTAGTTGATGATGAAGGGCGTTCAACGTTTCCAAATGCACGGCACTATATTCAACAAGACGAGTGGCATGAGTTTGTAAGTCCAAATATTCGAAGTAAAGCAACTTATTGGCGATCGAATCGTGGAGATTATGAAGCGCGTACGATTTTGTTTGAGAAGTCATGTACACCATATCCAGGTATTACGATGTTGCATACTGGGGGGCATAGTTTTGGTCATGCGGTGATCGAGATTGAGAGTGACGGTGAGAAGGCTGTACATATGTCGGATATTTTTCCAACTGTGGCACATGTCAATCCATTATGGGTATCAGCTTATGATGATTTTCCGATGCAATCAATTCGTGCTAAGGAGCGTTTAACGAAAAAATATATAATGGACGACTATTGGTTTTTGTTTTATCATGACATGAAGTATTTTGCTGCAAAGTTTGATATAGATGGTAAGACGATGACAGAGACGATAGAACGTCCAAAGTTTCATTAA
- the trmB gene encoding tRNA (guanosine(46)-N7)-methyltransferase TrmB — MRMRHKPWAEDYLREHPEIVDIDCEYAKSVTKWFGNDRPIHIEVGSGMGQFITTLAAQNPHINYIAIERDKNVMIRVLDKVRDKGLTNIKLLCNDAVVLTDYFETDEVSRIYLNFSDPWPKTRHAKRRLTYRTFLAIYHQILHPEGEIHFKTDNRGLFAYSLESMSQYGMYFTKINLNLHEEDAENNIETEYEHKFSQKGSRIYRMEAKFHTSLES, encoded by the coding sequence ATGAGAATGCGACATAAGCCGTGGGCAGAAGATTATTTACGTGAACACCCAGAGATTGTTGATATTGATTGTGAATATGCTAAATCTGTAACAAAGTGGTTCGGCAATGATCGCCCAATTCATATTGAAGTCGGTTCAGGAATGGGTCAGTTTATTACGACACTTGCTGCACAAAACCCGCACATTAACTACATTGCGATTGAACGTGATAAAAATGTGATGATTCGTGTGTTAGACAAAGTGAGAGATAAAGGGTTAACGAATATTAAGCTTTTATGTAACGATGCAGTTGTTTTAACTGATTACTTTGAAACGGATGAAGTTTCTCGTATTTATTTAAACTTTTCCGATCCATGGCCGAAGACACGTCATGCCAAAAGAAGGCTTACATATCGTACGTTTTTGGCTATTTACCATCAAATACTACATCCTGAGGGCGAAATACATTTCAAAACAGACAATAGAGGACTGTTCGCTTATAGCTTAGAAAGTATGTCGCAATATGGCATGTATTTTACAAAAATCAATTTGAATCTGCATGAAGAAGATGCAGAGAATAATATAGAAACTGAATATGAACACAAATTTTCACAAAAGGGTTCTCGCATTTATCGTATGGAAGCCAAGTTCCACACATCTCTTGAATCATAG
- the dat gene encoding D-amino-acid transaminase: protein MTKVLLNDVLVDEQEAKVAFNDRGYNFGDGIYEYVRIYDNKLFTAKEHFERLLRSAAEIGLDIDYTVESLTELVRKLAEANGVTDGGVYMQITRGVAPRDHPFPTPSVNPVFTAFVKAYERPFDELQNGVAIVTTEDIRWLRCDIKSLNLLGNVLAKEYATKYNAEEAVQHREGVVTEGASSNVFAIKDGVVHTHPANNLILNGITRRVIQWICDDENITFNEAPFTLEFLKNADEVIISSTSAEVMPVVKIDGEPVNNGEVGPITRKLQEGFDRYIQSHSY, encoded by the coding sequence ATGACAAAGGTTTTACTCAATGATGTATTAGTAGATGAGCAAGAGGCAAAGGTAGCTTTTAATGACAGAGGCTACAATTTTGGTGATGGTATTTATGAATATGTGCGCATATATGACAATAAGTTGTTCACAGCTAAAGAGCATTTTGAACGCTTGTTAAGAAGTGCTGCTGAGATTGGTCTAGATATTGATTATACAGTTGAATCATTGACAGAATTAGTACGCAAGCTCGCTGAAGCAAATGGTGTGACTGACGGTGGCGTCTATATGCAAATTACAAGAGGGGTTGCACCAAGAGATCATCCATTTCCAACGCCGTCTGTTAATCCTGTCTTTACAGCATTTGTAAAAGCATATGAACGTCCGTTTGATGAACTTCAAAATGGTGTGGCGATTGTCACAACGGAAGATATTCGTTGGTTGCGTTGCGATATTAAAAGTCTGAACTTATTAGGCAATGTATTGGCGAAAGAATACGCAACAAAATACAATGCCGAAGAAGCAGTACAGCATCGTGAAGGTGTCGTAACAGAAGGTGCATCAAGCAACGTGTTTGCGATTAAAGATGGTGTTGTTCACACGCATCCAGCAAACAATCTTATCTTGAATGGAATTACACGCCGTGTGATTCAATGGATATGTGATGATGAGAACATTACATTCAATGAAGCACCGTTTACATTAGAGTTTTTGAAAAATGCTGATGAAGTGATCATCTCAAGTACATCTGCAGAAGTAATGCCTGTTGTTAAAATTGATGGTGAACCTGTCAATAATGGTGAAGTTGGTCCAATTACACGCAAGTTGCAAGAAGGATTTGATCGCTACATTCAATCACATTCGTATTAA
- a CDS encoding DUF1444 domain-containing protein: MNVFKMRDLLKTRLDHLEVAYQFNRDKESLRIYRTDNQKGVTVKLSPIVAKYNKGEQQIVDEIIYYVEETIAQMQDESTKTLNEIKILPVIRSTSFHEKTSEGHPFVTDEHTAETRIYYALDLGKSYRLIDEKVLKELNLTVQQVREMATFNVRKLEINYKTDEVKGNIFYFFNTNDGYDASRILNKQLLASFEEKCEGEMLVAVPHQDVLIIADIRNHTGYDVMAHMTMSFFTNGLVPITSLSLSYQDGKFEPIFILGKNNKQKSADMPNVVQHLRATKDLKTED, translated from the coding sequence ATGAATGTCTTTAAAATGAGAGATTTATTAAAAACACGATTGGATCATTTAGAAGTTGCTTACCAATTCAATCGTGACAAGGAATCACTAAGAATCTACCGAACTGATAATCAAAAAGGTGTCACTGTAAAATTGTCTCCCATTGTTGCCAAATATAATAAGGGTGAGCAGCAAATTGTTGATGAAATTATTTATTATGTTGAAGAGACAATTGCGCAAATGCAAGACGAGTCTACAAAGACACTGAACGAGATTAAAATTTTACCAGTCATTCGTTCGACGAGTTTTCATGAAAAAACATCAGAAGGTCATCCATTTGTGACAGATGAACATACTGCTGAAACACGCATTTATTATGCTTTGGATCTCGGTAAGTCCTACCGTCTCATAGATGAAAAGGTGTTAAAAGAACTGAATCTGACAGTACAGCAAGTGCGTGAAATGGCAACGTTTAATGTTCGTAAACTGGAGATTAATTATAAAACGGATGAGGTAAAAGGCAATATATTTTATTTCTTTAATACGAACGATGGTTATGATGCCAGTCGTATTTTAAATAAGCAGTTATTAGCGTCATTTGAAGAAAAATGTGAAGGTGAGATGTTAGTTGCCGTTCCTCATCAAGATGTACTTATCATTGCAGATATTCGCAATCATACAGGATATGATGTGATGGCACATATGACAATGTCATTCTTTACGAATGGTCTCGTACCGATAACATCTCTGTCATTGAGTTATCAAGATGGTAAGTTTGAGCCCATCTTTATACTCGGTAAAAACAATAAACAGAAGTCGGCGGATATGCCTAACGTAGTTCAGCATTTACGTGCGACAAAAGACTTAAAAACGGAAGACTAG
- the ytpR gene encoding YtpR family tRNA-binding protein: MNLFYNPTGVGDVAFVQLEVVEGPYEYEKTNDIVTIKKDDQVVGFNIFNAAQSLDIQGTGHIKLTDDLLSKIQSAVKNAGIDTKLEVDLTPKFVVGYVQEKEKHPNADKLSVCKIDVGTEVLQIVCGAPNIEQGQKVVVAKVGAVMPSGMIIKDAELRGVPSSGMVCSMKELNLPNAPQEKGIMVLEDSYQVGQAFFEE, encoded by the coding sequence ATGAATTTATTTTATAATCCAACAGGTGTTGGCGATGTAGCATTTGTACAATTAGAAGTTGTAGAAGGACCATATGAATACGAAAAAACAAATGATATTGTTACAATTAAGAAGGACGATCAAGTTGTCGGTTTTAATATTTTCAATGCTGCACAGTCACTTGATATTCAAGGAACTGGACATATTAAATTGACAGATGATCTATTATCGAAAATTCAATCTGCTGTTAAAAATGCGGGTATTGACACGAAATTAGAAGTGGACTTAACACCGAAATTCGTAGTGGGTTATGTACAAGAAAAGGAAAAGCATCCAAATGCTGATAAGTTGAGCGTTTGTAAAATTGATGTTGGAACTGAAGTGTTACAAATTGTTTGTGGTGCACCGAACATTGAGCAAGGACAAAAAGTAGTTGTTGCAAAAGTTGGTGCAGTCATGCCGAGTGGTATGATTATAAAGGACGCTGAACTTCGTGGTGTACCATCAAGCGGCATGGTATGCTCGATGAAAGAACTCAATTTACCAAATGCTCCACAAGAAAAAGGTATTATGGTTTTAGAAGATTCGTATCAAGTGGGACAAGCATTTTTTGAAGAATAA
- a CDS encoding DNA translocase FtsK, giving the protein MSWFDKLFGEEDKATTGRSRQNRSQHPTKKEESDGLIRQTNDIYQRPRGKFRFPIDMHDEAVRNDEVNWEETSAQNYENNVTAQRPSYSLDRTQRRHRSSVRIYHETESKPKQQQSPYNSSSSGYHRRQTTSYRATGERDSTRKQEIRPSYHRPEFRASEVPSAIFGTKEPREIKNSGLKQPLHTQGDKREDRLGVDRRKASTHHTSYQKQRVKKETPNYSKRDNTINIENIYASQIVEEIRREREKKALQKKRFKASLEKKRAAQQQEEGFDIQRAIDEMHAQQAKQLLGADYDADDVEELELEDASDVTENKDATLETQHSDEDTEQYHYEEVDLSKYTSDDNGDVPQEKHLEDVKESDIESTHELDETTLIDGHTEAVDEDAAVMQDKPETTSTPKKQTISPPVLKPTMSKVDDDVAVTEDLEAVTDEQITNESINDSNELEKPLDGGVNQSLDETDDLTEKTSVDKETSAKPIRRNTKPFNVLMTPSDKKRHMERQKEAINSVNRNQVGQTQSHEMKQQSSERISSPEIVDTTSVQAKTEQDTPQGEKKIRRGPMIHLPNLDLLDAPEVHERDETWIAEKKQELNDAFYYFNVPAEVVNVIEGPSVTRFELSVEKGVKVSRITALQDDIKMALAAKDIRIEAPIPGTSLVGIEVPNQNPMKVNLRAIIESESFKNASSKLTVAMGNRINNEPLLMDIAKTPHALIAGATGSGKSVSINSILVSLLYRNHPEELKLLLIDPKMVELAPYNDLPHLVAPVITDVKAATQSLKWAVDEMERRYKLFAQTHVRNITAFNKKVGYDQRIPKIVIVIDELADLMMMAPQEVEQSIARLAQKARACGIHMLVATQRPSVNVITGLIKANIPTRIAFMVSSSVDSRTILDSGGAERLLGYGDMLYLGGGMNKPIRVQGTFVSDEEIDRVVDAIKAQRGPEYLFQEQELLKKTEAPVKDELFDEVCEFMVREQNISTSLIQRHFQIGYNRAARIIDQLEQLGYISGANGSKPRDVYLTESELSEL; this is encoded by the coding sequence ATGAGCTGGTTTGATAAATTATTTGGCGAAGAAGATAAGGCGACGACGGGTCGTTCACGCCAAAATCGTTCACAACACCCAACAAAAAAAGAAGAATCCGATGGTTTGATCCGTCAGACGAATGATATCTATCAACGACCGAGAGGGAAGTTTCGCTTTCCAATTGATATGCACGATGAAGCAGTACGTAATGATGAAGTGAATTGGGAAGAGACATCTGCTCAAAACTATGAAAATAACGTTACTGCACAACGACCTTCTTATTCGTTAGACAGAACACAAAGAAGACATCGTAGCAGTGTACGCATTTATCATGAAACTGAGTCAAAGCCTAAACAACAACAGTCACCATACAATTCATCATCGTCAGGGTATCACCGTCGTCAAACCACATCATATCGTGCTACTGGAGAACGAGATAGTACGCGAAAACAGGAGATTCGCCCTTCATATCATCGACCTGAGTTTAGAGCATCAGAAGTTCCTTCTGCCATATTTGGTACAAAGGAACCACGTGAGATTAAGAATAGTGGGTTAAAACAACCATTACATACTCAGGGAGACAAGCGTGAAGATCGGTTGGGAGTGGATAGACGAAAGGCATCAACCCATCATACATCATATCAGAAACAACGTGTTAAAAAAGAGACACCAAACTATTCCAAACGAGACAATACAATCAATATTGAAAATATTTACGCCTCTCAAATTGTAGAAGAGATTCGACGAGAGCGTGAGAAAAAAGCATTACAGAAAAAACGCTTTAAAGCCTCATTGGAAAAGAAAAGAGCAGCACAACAACAAGAAGAAGGTTTTGACATACAAAGAGCGATTGATGAAATGCATGCGCAACAAGCGAAGCAATTGTTGGGTGCGGACTACGATGCAGATGATGTTGAAGAGTTAGAGCTGGAAGATGCGTCAGACGTGACAGAGAACAAAGACGCAACACTTGAAACGCAACATTCGGATGAAGATACAGAACAATATCACTATGAAGAAGTAGATTTATCAAAATACACATCTGACGATAATGGTGATGTACCACAAGAAAAACACTTAGAAGATGTGAAAGAGTCAGACATTGAATCTACTCATGAACTGGATGAAACGACGCTAATTGATGGGCATACTGAAGCGGTAGATGAAGATGCTGCTGTTATGCAAGACAAACCAGAGACGACCTCAACACCTAAGAAGCAAACGATCAGTCCACCTGTGTTGAAACCAACTATGTCAAAAGTAGATGATGATGTAGCGGTGACAGAAGATTTGGAAGCAGTGACAGATGAGCAAATTACCAATGAGTCTATAAATGATTCGAATGAACTTGAGAAACCTTTAGATGGTGGGGTAAATCAATCATTAGACGAAACAGATGATTTAACAGAAAAAACATCTGTGGATAAAGAAACATCTGCGAAACCAATTCGTCGTAATACGAAACCGTTTAATGTTTTGATGACACCATCCGACAAAAAAAGGCATATGGAACGCCAAAAAGAAGCGATCAATAGTGTGAATCGTAATCAAGTTGGACAGACGCAGTCACATGAAATGAAACAACAGAGCTCTGAACGTATATCTAGTCCGGAAATTGTTGATACAACTTCAGTACAAGCAAAAACAGAACAAGATACACCACAAGGAGAGAAAAAGATTCGTCGTGGCCCGATGATTCACTTGCCGAACCTTGATTTATTAGATGCACCAGAAGTTCATGAACGTGATGAAACATGGATTGCTGAGAAGAAGCAAGAGCTGAACGATGCATTTTATTATTTCAATGTACCAGCAGAAGTAGTCAATGTCATCGAAGGCCCGAGTGTGACACGCTTTGAATTGTCAGTAGAAAAAGGTGTTAAAGTGTCACGGATTACAGCCTTACAAGATGACATTAAAATGGCGCTTGCTGCAAAAGATATTCGTATCGAAGCACCGATTCCTGGTACGAGTCTTGTCGGAATTGAAGTGCCGAATCAGAATCCGATGAAAGTCAATTTGCGCGCAATAATTGAATCGGAAAGCTTTAAAAATGCATCATCAAAACTAACTGTCGCTATGGGGAATCGTATTAATAATGAACCTTTATTGATGGATATAGCTAAAACACCGCATGCCTTAATCGCGGGAGCTACTGGTTCAGGGAAATCAGTATCTATTAACAGTATTTTGGTTTCATTATTATATCGAAATCATCCTGAAGAACTGAAACTGCTATTAATTGATCCTAAGATGGTAGAATTAGCACCGTACAATGACTTGCCGCATCTCGTAGCGCCAGTCATTACAGATGTTAAAGCTGCAACACAAAGTTTAAAATGGGCTGTTGACGAAATGGAAAGACGTTATAAGCTTTTTGCACAAACGCATGTACGCAATATTACAGCTTTTAATAAAAAGGTGGGTTACGATCAACGTATTCCTAAAATTGTTATCGTCATTGATGAATTAGCTGATTTAATGATGATGGCACCACAAGAAGTTGAGCAATCAATTGCACGTCTTGCACAAAAAGCACGTGCTTGTGGTATCCATATGTTAGTCGCAACACAACGTCCATCCGTAAATGTCATAACAGGCTTAATAAAAGCAAATATTCCTACAAGAATTGCTTTTATGGTATCATCGAGTGTGGATTCAAGAACGATATTAGATAGTGGTGGTGCTGAACGATTACTTGGTTACGGTGATATGTTATATCTCGGTGGCGGTATGAATAAGCCAATACGAGTTCAAGGTACGTTTGTATCCGATGAAGAAATCGATCGCGTTGTAGATGCTATCAAAGCACAGCGCGGCCCTGAATACCTATTTCAAGAACAAGAGTTGTTGAAAAAAACAGAAGCACCTGTAAAAGATGAACTATTTGATGAAGTTTGTGAGTTTATGGTGCGTGAGCAAAATATTTCAACATCATTAATTCAACGACATTTTCAAATTGGGTATAACCGAGCAGCACGCATTATTGATCAATTAGAACAATTAGGTTACATTTCTGGTGCAAATGGATCAAAACCGAGAGATGTGTATCTAACAGAATCTGAATTAAGTGAACTATAA
- a CDS encoding M42 family metallopeptidase — protein MTESTMAHIKKLTEMHGAPNFEHRVRDYMKHAMTPYVDGFVDDRMGGFYGVKKSANPNAQRVMVAAHMDEIGFMITEITSQGFIKFTALGGVANDIWQGQRLKVLTQRDEEVIGVVANIPKHFRTGQEGAPKIEDLLLDIGASSDKEVHERGVSLGDPIVPHTDFIQLSEYRYATKAWDNRYGCVIAIELLEQLKDIDLDFDLYVGANVQEEVGLRGARVAANLIEPDVAFVVDCSPANDMKGRQGLSGVLGDGALLRIKDGTMLLKPAFKQFLMEVAEKHAIKYQHYISPGGTDGGAIHQSGIGVPTAVIGVCARYIHSNDAVFDIRDYEAARTWLIESVQTLDEQVITKLQYEI, from the coding sequence ATGACAGAAAGTACGATGGCACATATAAAAAAACTGACTGAAATGCATGGTGCACCTAACTTTGAGCATCGAGTGAGAGATTATATGAAACATGCGATGACGCCTTATGTTGACGGATTTGTCGATGATCGTATGGGTGGATTTTATGGTGTGAAAAAGAGTGCGAACCCAAATGCACAACGTGTGATGGTTGCGGCTCATATGGATGAGATTGGTTTTATGATTACGGAGATAACTTCACAAGGTTTTATTAAGTTTACAGCCTTAGGTGGGGTTGCCAACGATATTTGGCAAGGGCAACGTTTAAAAGTTTTAACGCAACGAGATGAAGAAGTTATCGGCGTCGTTGCGAATATACCGAAGCACTTTAGAACAGGTCAAGAAGGGGCGCCCAAAATTGAAGATTTGCTATTAGATATTGGTGCAAGTTCTGATAAAGAAGTACATGAGCGTGGTGTTTCATTAGGGGATCCCATTGTACCACATACTGATTTTATTCAATTGTCAGAGTATCGCTATGCAACAAAAGCATGGGATAATCGATATGGTTGTGTGATTGCAATAGAACTTCTCGAACAATTAAAGGATATCGACTTAGATTTCGATCTATATGTCGGTGCGAATGTACAAGAAGAAGTAGGTTTAAGAGGCGCACGTGTTGCTGCAAACTTGATTGAACCTGATGTTGCCTTCGTTGTCGATTGTTCACCTGCTAATGATATGAAAGGACGTCAAGGGCTTTCGGGTGTACTTGGTGATGGCGCACTATTACGTATTAAAGACGGCACGATGTTATTGAAACCCGCTTTCAAGCAATTTTTAATGGAAGTTGCAGAAAAGCATGCTATCAAATATCAGCATTATATTTCACCGGGTGGGACAGACGGTGGTGCAATTCATCAATCAGGCATCGGTGTACCAACAGCAGTCATAGGTGTATGTGCACGTTATATTCATAGTAATGATGCAGTATTCGATATTCGTGATTATGAAGCGGCAAGAACATGGCTCATTGAATCAGTTCAAACATTGGACGAACAAGTGATTACGAAGTTACAATATGAAATATAA